In Chelonia mydas isolate rCheMyd1 chromosome 18, rCheMyd1.pri.v2, whole genome shotgun sequence, a single genomic region encodes these proteins:
- the SLC66A1 gene encoding lysosomal amino acid transporter 1 homolog — protein sequence MDSQLWQGSLGGNFSDCPNGSQWVWDVFHECAQDIRDFASIVLGLVSIFCFAAASFPQYYQACKTGNMDQALSIYFLLGWLGGDSLNLIGSFLANQLPLQVYTAIYYVLADLVMLSLYLYYKVKNQSRGFSAPINAAFAFIFLGTVSATSLLGRAGSTVETVTFKGRTLLSAAADVAGCEPFTKKEIIGFTVGSIASLLYLFSRVPQIYTNFKRKSTKGVSYCLFALVMLGNSLYGISVLLKNPDRGQDEGNYIIHHLPWLIGSLGILSLDVIISFQFLAYRKRRPHTSEREALLGKQDEPLDS from the exons ATGGACTCACAGCTTTGGCAAGGTTCCCTAGGAGGGAATTTCTCAGACTGTCCCAATGGCTCCCAGTGGGTGTGGGATGTGTTCCATGAGTGTGCCCAGGATATCCGGGACTTCGCCAGTATTGTGTTGGGTCTGGTTTCCATCTTCTGCTTTGCAGCGGCTTCCTTCCC ACAATATTACCAGGCCTGTAAAACAGGTAATATGGACCAGGCTCTCTCCATATACTTCCTGCTGGGATGGCTAGGAGGAGATTCCTTAAATCTAATAGGCTCTTTCCTGGCCAATCAGTTGCCACTACAG GTTTACACTGCCATTTACTACGTGCTTGCAGACTTGGTCATGTTGTCTCTCTACCTCTACTACAAAGTCAAGAACCAGAGCAGAGGCT TCtctgctcctattaatgcagccttTGCCTTCATTTTTCTGGGAACGGTGTCAGCAACATCCTTGCTGGGCAGAGCTGGCTCCACAGTTGAAACGGTGACATTTAAAGGGAGGACTCTTCTGTCTGCCGCAGCAGATGTGGCTGGATGTGAG CCTTTCACCAAGAAGGAAATCATTGGCTTCACTGTTGGCTCGATCGCCTCCTTGTTATATCTGTTCTCCCGAGTGCCCCAGATCTACACTAAT TTCAAGAGGAAATCTACCAAAGGTGTCTCATACTGTCTTTTTGCTTTGGTGATGCTGGGGAACTCGCTGTATGGAATAAGTGTGCTTCTGAAGAACCCAGACCGAGGGCAAGACGAAGGCAACTACATCATTCATCACCTCCCCTGGCTGATTGGCAGCCTGGGGATCCTGTCTCTTGATGTGATT ATCTCCTTCCAATTCCTTGCCTATCGGAAGAGAAGACCTCACACTTCTGAGAGAGAGGCCTTGCTTGGCAAGCAAGATGAACCCCTTGACAGCTGA